In Euwallacea similis isolate ESF13 chromosome 5, ESF131.1, whole genome shotgun sequence, a single window of DNA contains:
- the LOC136408781 gene encoding zinc finger and BTB domain-containing protein 14 isoform X1 codes for MPVYCSVDSCYTTQGSGLPLFRCPKDHERCRKWREALGFVGSHRYANITPEQCSKRIRICSLHFTKDSFTSKFGNQITIFAVPSLHILPAAENEECTTESINQPICNIKNQVDAAVQTDASTQADDNTPTEYAILTGIKGESSMETSAEICENYQLKWSSYNTYIHSCIASSLFAEDSFADVALVTMDGHKIMAHRFVLAYSSQYLNKALKFQPKVTTTLPLMIVLPQGITYKALKILVKYMYSGEATVPKDILNSVLKAGDLLKIKGLYREPVDEDPNSKTNKNQLSNSEFLSKDPKVPENSPVISKNPPPLVAASSVTQKIIQSQSEATKSKEIQRVQKALQAKVQQKVQDKVVVAGASVKQYGGPRVLNFSMSNFNGIEKENASAKKAIILNQKVSQQDKPHTITSADAESQNSSDSTTLTIKTENGKSDNMSYLVIKDEPVEWTENEMEIVEEKEVFPEDSVKTESYDSTSNEGKGSNTEIYTPLTCELCTETFTIPADWVKHVQTHTDMLPAKRRRRDSPDEEDENASYPELQCDLCDKSFSTPAEWVRHIQDTHTEFELSLSNRKNQAEKSEGKNKGRKKYKFVVKN; via the exons ATGCCAGTTTATTGTTCTGTAGACAGTTGTTACACAACACAAGGAAGTGGTTTACCACTTTTTAGGTGCCCAAAGGACCACGAAAG ATGTCGAAAATGGAGAGAAGCATTAGGTTTCGTCGGGTCACATAGATATGCAAACATCACGCCAGAGCAGTGCAGTAAGAGAATAAGAATATGCAGTCTTCATTTTACAAAAGACAGTTTCACATCCAAGTTTGGTAATCAAATTACCATTTTTGCTGTGCCTTCTTTACATATTTTGCCTGCAGCAG aaAACGAAGAATGTACAACTGAAAGTATTAATCAACCCATTTGTAATATTAAGAATCAAGTTGATGCTGCAGTGCAAACCGATGCCTCAACCCAAGCCGATGACAATACTCCAACAGAATATGCAATCCTGAcag GGATCAAAGGTGAATCAAGCATGGAGACATCAGCAGAAATATGCGAAAACTACCAACTAAAATGGAGCTCCTACAACACATACATCCACTCCTGCATCGCATCTTCCCTCTTCGCGGAAGATTCCTTCGCAGATGTAGCCTTAGTGACCATGGATGGTCATAAAATCATGGCCCACCGATTTGTTTTAGCCTATTCCAGTCAGTACCTCAACAAAGCTTTGAAGTTTCAACCGAAAGTTACCACTACCCTACCACTCATGATTGTTCTTCCACAGG GTATAACTTACAAAGCGTTGAAGATTTTGGTTAAGTACATGTACAGTGGAGAGGCCACGGTTCCCAAGGACATCTTAAATTCAGTACTTAAAGCTGGAGACTTATTGAAGATCAAAGGATTGTATCGGGAACCTGTAGACGAAGACCCGAACTCCAAAACTAATAAGAACCAGTTATCGAATTCTGAATTTCTCAGTAAAGACCCGAAAGTTCCGGAAAACTCCCCAGTGATCAGCAAAAATCCGCCACCATTAGTAGCAGCAAG CTCAGTGACTCAGAAGATTATCCAGTCTCAAAGTGAGGCAACCAAGTCAAAGGAAATTCAGAGGGTGCAAAAAGCTCTTCAGGCCAAAGTGCAGCAGAAGGTTCAAGATAAGGTAGTTGTGGCAGGTGCTTCAGTTAAGCAATATGGAGGGCCTCGAGTGTTAAACTTTAGCATGTCTAATTTTAACGGAATTGAGAAGGAGAATGCTTCGGCTAAAAAAGCCATAATCCTAAATCAGAAG GTCTCCCAACAGGACAAACCACATACGATTACATCAGCTGACGCAGAATCCCAAAACTCTTCCGATAGTACCACTTTGACCATCAAGactgaaaatggaaaaagtgaCAACATGTCTTATTTGGTGATTAAAGACGAACCGGTCGAGTGGACTGAAAACGAGATGGAGATCGTGGAAGAAAAGGAGGTTTTCCCTGAGGATTCTGTCAAAACTGAGAGCTACGACTCTACTTCTAACGAGGGTAAGG gATCAAATACCGAAATATACACCCCCCTAACATGCGAACTCTGCACAGAGACCTTTACAATACCAGCGGATTGGGTAAAACATGTTCAAACCCACACGGACATGTTGCCAGCGAAGAGACGAAGGAGAGATAGTCCTGAT GAAGAAGACGAGAATGCCAGTTACCCCGAACTGCAATGCGATCTCTGCGATAAGTCGTTTTCCACCCCTGCTGAGTGGGTTAGACACATTCAGGACACTCACACTGAGTTTGAACTGAGTCTCTCGAATAGAAAAAATCAGGCGGAAAAATCTGAGGGCAAAAATAAGGGAAgaaagaaatacaaatttgtagtgaaaaactaa
- the LOC136408781 gene encoding zinc finger and BTB domain-containing protein 14 isoform X2, producing the protein MPVYCSVDSCYTTQGSGLPLFRCPKDHERCRKWREALGFVGSHRYANITPEQCSKRIRICSLHFTKDSFTSKFGNQITIFAVPSLHILPAAENEECTTESINQPICNIKNQVDAAVQTDASTQADDNTPTEYAILTGIKGESSMETSAEICENYQLKWSSYNTYIHSCIASSLFAEDSFADVALVTMDGHKIMAHRFVLAYSSQYLNKALKFQPKVTTTLPLMIVLPQGITYKALKILVKYMYSGEATVPKDILNSVLKAGDLLKIKGLYREPVDEDPNSKTNKNQLSNSEFLSKDPKVPENSPVISKNPPPLVAASSVTQKIIQSQSEATKSKEIQRVQKALQAKVQQKVQDKVVVAGASVKQYGGPRVLNFSMSNFNGIEKENASAKKAIILNQKVSQQDKPHTITSADAESQNSSDSTTLTIKTENGKSDNMSYLVIKDEPVEWTENEMEIVEEKEVFPEDSVKTESYDSTSNEGSNTEIYTPLTCELCTETFTIPADWVKHVQTHTDMLPAKRRRRDSPDEEDENASYPELQCDLCDKSFSTPAEWVRHIQDTHTEFELSLSNRKNQAEKSEGKNKGRKKYKFVVKN; encoded by the exons ATGCCAGTTTATTGTTCTGTAGACAGTTGTTACACAACACAAGGAAGTGGTTTACCACTTTTTAGGTGCCCAAAGGACCACGAAAG ATGTCGAAAATGGAGAGAAGCATTAGGTTTCGTCGGGTCACATAGATATGCAAACATCACGCCAGAGCAGTGCAGTAAGAGAATAAGAATATGCAGTCTTCATTTTACAAAAGACAGTTTCACATCCAAGTTTGGTAATCAAATTACCATTTTTGCTGTGCCTTCTTTACATATTTTGCCTGCAGCAG aaAACGAAGAATGTACAACTGAAAGTATTAATCAACCCATTTGTAATATTAAGAATCAAGTTGATGCTGCAGTGCAAACCGATGCCTCAACCCAAGCCGATGACAATACTCCAACAGAATATGCAATCCTGAcag GGATCAAAGGTGAATCAAGCATGGAGACATCAGCAGAAATATGCGAAAACTACCAACTAAAATGGAGCTCCTACAACACATACATCCACTCCTGCATCGCATCTTCCCTCTTCGCGGAAGATTCCTTCGCAGATGTAGCCTTAGTGACCATGGATGGTCATAAAATCATGGCCCACCGATTTGTTTTAGCCTATTCCAGTCAGTACCTCAACAAAGCTTTGAAGTTTCAACCGAAAGTTACCACTACCCTACCACTCATGATTGTTCTTCCACAGG GTATAACTTACAAAGCGTTGAAGATTTTGGTTAAGTACATGTACAGTGGAGAGGCCACGGTTCCCAAGGACATCTTAAATTCAGTACTTAAAGCTGGAGACTTATTGAAGATCAAAGGATTGTATCGGGAACCTGTAGACGAAGACCCGAACTCCAAAACTAATAAGAACCAGTTATCGAATTCTGAATTTCTCAGTAAAGACCCGAAAGTTCCGGAAAACTCCCCAGTGATCAGCAAAAATCCGCCACCATTAGTAGCAGCAAG CTCAGTGACTCAGAAGATTATCCAGTCTCAAAGTGAGGCAACCAAGTCAAAGGAAATTCAGAGGGTGCAAAAAGCTCTTCAGGCCAAAGTGCAGCAGAAGGTTCAAGATAAGGTAGTTGTGGCAGGTGCTTCAGTTAAGCAATATGGAGGGCCTCGAGTGTTAAACTTTAGCATGTCTAATTTTAACGGAATTGAGAAGGAGAATGCTTCGGCTAAAAAAGCCATAATCCTAAATCAGAAG GTCTCCCAACAGGACAAACCACATACGATTACATCAGCTGACGCAGAATCCCAAAACTCTTCCGATAGTACCACTTTGACCATCAAGactgaaaatggaaaaagtgaCAACATGTCTTATTTGGTGATTAAAGACGAACCGGTCGAGTGGACTGAAAACGAGATGGAGATCGTGGAAGAAAAGGAGGTTTTCCCTGAGGATTCTGTCAAAACTGAGAGCTACGACTCTACTTCTAACGAGG gATCAAATACCGAAATATACACCCCCCTAACATGCGAACTCTGCACAGAGACCTTTACAATACCAGCGGATTGGGTAAAACATGTTCAAACCCACACGGACATGTTGCCAGCGAAGAGACGAAGGAGAGATAGTCCTGAT GAAGAAGACGAGAATGCCAGTTACCCCGAACTGCAATGCGATCTCTGCGATAAGTCGTTTTCCACCCCTGCTGAGTGGGTTAGACACATTCAGGACACTCACACTGAGTTTGAACTGAGTCTCTCGAATAGAAAAAATCAGGCGGAAAAATCTGAGGGCAAAAATAAGGGAAgaaagaaatacaaatttgtagtgaaaaactaa